In Leptospira licerasiae serovar Varillal str. VAR 010, the sequence AGCAGGAAAGGTCGCGGTTGATACTTCCGTAAATTCTTGGCGGAAGATCACCTCCGGAGTTGATTCGATCTTTTTGGGATTGAATGAAATGATTCTTCTACTTCCCGAAGAAATGAAAATTAAGGATAAATTGGAATCCTCCATCGTGGGTATCAAAGAAAAGTCTATGTCCATTAGCGCTAGCACGAGTGAACAAAAGAGCGCATTGCAGGAAATAGCGTCCAAAGTTTATCGGATTAACGATTCGATCGAAGAGTCGAACGGATCGGCAAAATCATTGAAAGTTCGTGCATCCGAGATGAATTCGCAAACAAATAAACTTAGAGAGTTAGTGGATTCATTTCGAATCCAATAATCAACATTCTTGATAAGGACATTCCGCGCCGGCCGGCTCTACTTCCACGGTTGCATGAGGGATATCGAATTCTTTGGTGATATTGCGGATCTTTTCTTTTAGTTTTTGGGCCTGTGCAATAGAAGTTTCCTGAACACCGACATGGAGAGTAAGAACATGATAATCTCCGTCCATGGACCAAAGATGAAGATCATGAACCGAACGAACTCCTTTCAATTGCAATATCCGGTTTTCTAATTCTTTTGTATCGATCCCTTCGGGGGAAGATTGTAAATGTAACAGAAGTATCTTTCTCAAATTACGGAATGATTGGATCCCGACCCAAAGAGAGATCGCGATAGATAAAATAGGATCCACCCAAGACCAACCGAATAGGATCAAAGCGATACTTCCGAAAAATACCGCAACCCATCCTAATACATCTTCCAGAAGATGAAGGAATGCCGTCTTTGCATTCAGGCCGGAACTATTCTTTAATTTGAATAATGCCGCTCCGTTTACGATCACACCTAATATGGAGAGTCCTAACATTCCCCATCCGTTTGGAGAGCCTGGCTCTTTTAATTTGGAAATCGCAAAAAATAAGATACCGAATGAACCTAAAAATAGAACGAAAGAATTTACTAATGCAGCGGAAAGGCTGAGTCTTCTGTAACCGAATGTGAAAGTTTGGTTCCTCGGTTTTGAGGCGATCTTTTGGAAGATCCAAGCAAGAGCTAAAAACCCGCTGTCACCTAGATCATGAAGGGAATCGGAAAGAATTGCCAAACTATTAAAAAAATACCCGCCTACAAATTCGATGCCTGCAAATCCGAAATTTAACAAAAACGCAAATAAGAATGCACGGGAGTTTTCAGGTTTAGAACTAGAATGAGGATCTCCCGAATGAGAATGCGAGTGTCCATGATGATGATCATCGTGAGAATGATGATGCCCGTGCATGGATCTAGGATAAAGAACATATCAAAATTCTTCCAGCCACTTTTTTAGAAATTGGTTGCAGGATAACGGGTTCTCTTTATCGATAAGAGCAGGTATGAGTGAAACTTCTAAAGAACAAGAGCTCGCGATCATCGCAAGAGAAGTGGCTCCTTGCGTTCGATGTAAAT encodes:
- a CDS encoding cation diffusion facilitator family transporter, with amino-acid sequence MHGHHHSHDDHHHGHSHSHSGDPHSSSKPENSRAFLFAFLLNFGFAGIEFVGGYFFNSLAILSDSLHDLGDSGFLALAWIFQKIASKPRNQTFTFGYRRLSLSAALVNSFVLFLGSFGILFFAISKLKEPGSPNGWGMLGLSILGVIVNGAALFKLKNSSGLNAKTAFLHLLEDVLGWVAVFFGSIALILFGWSWVDPILSIAISLWVGIQSFRNLRKILLLHLQSSPEGIDTKELENRILQLKGVRSVHDLHLWSMDGDYHVLTLHVGVQETSIAQAQKLKEKIRNITKEFDIPHATVEVEPAGAECPYQEC